In the Helianthus annuus cultivar XRQ/B chromosome 11, HanXRQr2.0-SUNRISE, whole genome shotgun sequence genome, one interval contains:
- the LOC110919108 gene encoding uncharacterized protein LOC110919108, with protein sequence MFLEVWSPSVKLVKKEIKKVKVWVKIHEVPIAAYTEDGLSLIASAIGEPKALDSFTTSMCVDVWGRSSYARSLVEISAENEFKEELVIAVPCLDGDGFVKEKVYVEYEWFPHRCGRCCVFGHNEDACPKQVTRVPMSGNKGKEQKEVRHNVGSKKGRSTDVDGFTDVDSKKVARRTGFPVNKPKPKFEYRPVAPKVQGNPNVQPKPPNGVAVKNSFDALRYEKGESSKAGDELGSDQEESNDEEVTEVYNETNEFIREDNHGTTTKKGASTPVSVVLNANYYVTRRELWQHLKMHKALVRNDPWVIMGDFNSALNLEDKSMGVSTISQGMREFKECVEEIEMFDVNRVGMHFTWNQKPKNGVGLLKKIDRVLGNTAFVTEYPESVALFQPYGISDHCPCILKFPKVVNVKPRPFKFANFLVHKPKFLDIVKAEWDTSINGVYQFQVMKKLRMLKSPLRALLFAQGNLHKKVVDLRDKLGSLQKAIDQDPTNEVLRIDETKVLSEFQEACLDEERFLKQKIQSGVVASG encoded by the exons ATGTTTTTGGAAGTTTGGTCACCATCGGTTAAACTTgtgaaaaaggaaataaaaaaggTAAAGGTTTGGGTTAAAATTCATGAGGTTCCTATTGCTGCTTACACGGAAGATGGTTTGAGCTTGATTGCTTCAGCAATTGGGGAGCCTAAAGCTTTAGATTCTTTTACAACATCAATGTGTGTTGATGTATGGGGTCGAAGTAGTTATGCTCGTTCCCTTGTGGAGATTTCAGCCGAGAATGAGTTTAAGGAGGAGTTAGTCATCGCGGTTCCATGTTTGGATGGGGATGGGTTTGTGAAGGAGAAAGTTTATGTTGAGTATGAATGGTTTCCTCATAGATGTGGGCGGTGCTGCGTGTTTGGTCATAATGAGGATGCATGTCCGAAGCAAGTTACTCGTGTACCCATGAGTGGAAATAAAGGTAAGGAACAAAAGGAGGTTAGGCATAACGTGGGTTCGAAAAAAGGTAGAAGTACGGACGTTGATGGTTTTACGGACGTGGATAGTAAAAAGGTAGCTAGAAGGACTGGTTTTCCGGTTAATAAACCAAAACCGAAGTTTGAGTATAGACCGGTGGCTCCTAAAGTGCAGGGTAATCCGAATGTTCAACCCAAACCGCCTAATGGGGTGGCTGTGAAGAACTCCTTTGATGCTCTAAGGTATGAAAAAGGGGAGTCTAGTAAAGCTGGTGATGAGCTGGGTAGTGATCAGGAGGAGTCAAATGATGAGGAAGTTACGGAGGTTTACAATGAAACAAACGAATTTATTAGAGAGGACAACCATGGAACTACAACCaaaaaaggggcaagcactcctgtTTCAGTAGTTTTAAATG CAAACTATTATGTGACGCGTCGGGAGTTGTGGCAACATTTGAAAATGCATAAAGCGTTGGTTAGGAATGATCCTTGGGTTATAATGGGGGACTTTAATTCAGCTCTTAACCTTGAAGATAAATCCATGGGGGTCTCTACTATTTCTCAAGGTATGCGAGAGTTCAAGGAGTGTGTGGAGGAAATTGAGATGTTTGATGTTAACCGTGTTGGTATGCACTTTACATGGAATCAAAAGCCGAAAAATGGGGTGGGTTTACTGAAGAAAATTGATCGTGTTTTGGGTAACACTGCTTTTGTGACAGAATATCCGGAATCGGTGGCTTTGTTTCAGCCGTATGGTATCTCGGATCATTGCCCATGCATTTTAAAATTTCCAAAGGTTGTGAACGTGAAACCGAGACCATTTAAATTCGCAAATTTTTTGGTTCATAAGCCAAAGTTCTTGGATATAGTTAAAGCTGAATGGGATACTTCTATCAATGGTGTTTATCAGTTCCAAGTTATGAAGAAGTTGCGGATGTTGAAATCTCCTCTCAGGGCCCTCTTATTTGCTCAAGGAAACTTGCATAAAAAAGTGGTGGATCTTCGTGACAAGCTTGGGAGTCTTCAAAAGGCTATTGATCAGGATCCGACGAACGAAGTGCTAAGGATTGATGAAACAAAAGTTTTGAGTGAGTTTCAGGAAGCTTGTCTTGATGAAGAAAGATTCTTGAAACAAAAAATCCAAAGTGGAGTGGTTGCGAGCGGGTGA